The following DNA comes from Spirulina major PCC 6313.
AGTAAACCGCGATCGGGCGAAAGGATCGTGACGAGGCGATCGCTTTCGCCCATGGCCATCCCCTTCAAGACAATGCCCGTGGCGGTATAGGTGCGACTCATGGCGATCGCCCCCAGCGTTTAACCAAAACAACCCCTAGCGATTGGAGAAAATATAACCCACCCCAATCACCAGGCCAAACTCCGCATCATCGCCCAAAAAACCCACATTCAACCCGGCATTGGCGACCCACTTATCGTTAAATCGCACATCCAGGCCGCCGGTAATCATCGGGCCCACGTTATTGTCCACCCCAGCATCCGCTGCCGTGTCATTGGTGGTGAACACCACGCCACCCCCCACGTAGGGACGGAGTAAAGCAGCTTCAAAGGGGTCTACATTGGGCACGGTAAAGTCGTAGGTGACCGGCACGAGGATCGCCACATTTTCCCCAATAATAGCCCCGGGACGGAGCGACAGATTATCCCCGATCGCAATTTTGGAAATGATCGCAAAAGAGGTATCGCCAATATCAGTATCACCCTCTAGCCCTAAATTGATCCCCGCTCCCACATAGCTCCAGGGTCGATTCACAAAGAGATTACGATTCACCTGGGCGACTTCTGGGGGGGCTGTCGTGGCCGTGGTGGGAGTGGTGGGCATCGTGTTGGTGCTGTAACTGGTCAGCGCGATCGCTGAGGTTTTGTCGGTGGCCAGATCCGCCAGACTGAGAAATTCGACCTTTGCGTCGTTTTTGGCGGGGGCTTGGTGGTGGGTGGGAATGGCGGTGCGGGTGGGAGGCGCGATCGCTGAAGTGGGCATCGCTTCAGGCACAGGGATCACGGTGGGGAGTGGCTCCGTCAGGCCACTTTCCGGAAAGGGGAGCGGGGTCGCGACCGCCTCAGCGGTCATCGGCCCTTCCGGGAACGGGAGCGGTTCGGCCTGGGCCATGGAAGGAAACACGATGGAAGCAATCACACCGGAACTAATTGCGATCGCGGTTAATACGGTTGAGTTCATTCTGGTCACTCCTCATGCGAAAAATACGTGCAGGATACACCTTGCTCCTAGTGTACGTGCCAACGCCCAATTCTGAGACCGAGCAATGGCCAGGATCGATCCTATCCCGATCAAATGATGACACCGAATCAGATGCGTCTGTTCTCCCCTCGCCTGGCGTAACAGACACGGCAACAGGGCCTCAGTC
Coding sequences within:
- a CDS encoding outer membrane beta-barrel protein; translation: MNSTVLTAIAISSGVIASIVFPSMAQAEPLPFPEGPMTAEAVATPLPFPESGLTEPLPTVIPVPEAMPTSAIAPPTRTAIPTHHQAPAKNDAKVEFLSLADLATDKTSAIALTSYSTNTMPTTPTTATTAPPEVAQVNRNLFVNRPWSYVGAGINLGLEGDTDIGDTSFAIISKIAIGDNLSLRPGAIIGENVAILVPVTYDFTVPNVDPFEAALLRPYVGGGVVFTTNDTAADAGVDNNVGPMITGGLDVRFNDKWVANAGLNVGFLGDDAEFGLVIGVGYIFSNR